From Demequina capsici, one genomic window encodes:
- the serC gene encoding phosphoserine transaminase: MSDQMTIPADLLPHDGRFGSGPSKVSSFQIEALRAAERTLLGTSHRQAPVRGVVRDVQEMLASFFSLPDGYEVVLGNGGSSLMWDAAAYSLVERRAQHCVQGEFGSKFAAATLGAPHLDPSSVRQADAGSLTLPELEDGVDVYAWAHNETSTGVISPVSRVRGADDALMVVDGTSAAGGTELDVSQTDLYYFAPQKSFASDGGLWFALMSPAAIARIERIAASGRYIPAILSLEDAVANSRQNQTLNTPAVATLVMMRAQLQWLLDQGGMAFAASRTADSASRLYSWAESSPVARPFVSQVAYRSPVVGTVDFDAGVDTAALRSILRDNGVVDVDPYRKLGRNQIRVGMFPAVDPEDVSRLTASVDWVLAHLEP, encoded by the coding sequence ATGTCAGACCAGATGACGATCCCTGCCGACCTGCTCCCTCACGATGGCAGGTTCGGCTCTGGCCCCTCCAAGGTCTCGAGCTTCCAGATCGAGGCGCTGCGAGCGGCTGAGCGCACCCTGCTCGGCACCTCCCACCGGCAGGCGCCCGTGCGAGGGGTCGTGCGCGACGTGCAGGAGATGCTGGCGTCGTTCTTCTCGCTGCCGGACGGCTACGAGGTCGTGCTCGGCAACGGCGGGTCCTCCCTGATGTGGGACGCCGCCGCGTACTCGCTCGTCGAGCGACGCGCCCAGCACTGCGTGCAGGGGGAGTTCGGTTCCAAGTTCGCCGCCGCGACGCTCGGGGCGCCGCACCTGGACCCGTCGAGCGTGCGTCAGGCCGATGCCGGCTCGCTCACGCTTCCCGAGCTCGAGGACGGCGTGGACGTGTACGCGTGGGCGCACAACGAGACGTCCACCGGCGTGATCTCACCGGTGTCGCGGGTTCGCGGCGCCGACGACGCGCTCATGGTCGTGGACGGCACCTCTGCCGCCGGCGGCACCGAGCTCGACGTGAGCCAGACCGACCTCTACTACTTCGCGCCGCAGAAGAGCTTCGCCTCCGACGGCGGCCTCTGGTTCGCGCTGATGTCTCCTGCGGCGATCGCGCGGATCGAGAGGATCGCCGCGAGCGGTCGCTACATCCCTGCGATCCTCTCGCTCGAGGACGCCGTGGCGAACTCCCGGCAGAACCAGACCTTGAACACACCCGCGGTGGCGACTCTCGTCATGATGCGCGCGCAGCTGCAGTGGCTGCTCGACCAGGGCGGGATGGCGTTCGCCGCATCGCGGACCGCCGATTCGGCCTCGCGCCTGTACTCGTGGGCGGAGAGCTCACCCGTGGCGCGCCCGTTCGTGTCCCAGGTGGCGTACCGCTCACCCGTCGTCGGCACGGTCGACTTCGATGCGGGCGTCGACACGGCGGCGCTTCGCTCCATCCTGAGGGACAACGGCGTCGTCGACGTCGACCCGTACCGCAAGCTCGGGCGCAACCAGATCCGCGTGGGCATGTTCCCTGCGGTGGACCCCGAGGACGTGTCGCGTCTGACCGCCTCCGTCGACTGGGTCCTCGCGCACCTCGAGCCCTGA